CGGCTTCAAGGCCTTAAGCGATTCCCTGCGCAAAATCGGCCTCTTTTTTGGCATCGAAGACCGGGCAGAGCAAATCATTGCGGAGGAAACCGCCCGCTGGAAGCCGGAACTGGACTGGTACAAAGCCCGCCTGCAAGGGAAAAAGGTCTGCCTCTGGCCCGGCGGCTCCAAGCTGTGGCACTGGGCCCACGCCATTGAGGAAGAAATGGGGGTCAAGGTGGTGTCCGTCTATACCAAGTTCGGCCACCAGGGGGATATGGAAAAGGGCATCTCCCGCTGCGGCGAGGGCACCCTGGCCATCGACGACCCGAATGAGCTGGAAGGCCTGGAAGCCTTGGAAATGCTCAAGCCGGACGTAATCTTCACCGGCAAGCGGCCCGGGGAAATGGCCAAGAAGGTGAATGTGCCCTACCTCAACGCCCACGCCTACCACAACGGCCCCTGGAAAGGCTTTGAAGGCTGGGTGCGCTTCGCCCGGGACATCTACAACGCCATTTATTCCCCCATCCACCAGCTGTCTCTGCTGGACATTAGCCAGGATGAAATTCCCGGGGATCAGGGCTTTGTCACCCGCCGCATGATGTCCGACCGGAATCTGCCCGAAGACCTGCGCCATTCCACGGAATTGCGGGAATACACGGGCAAGTACGACAGCGTCAGCGACCTGCGCAAAAAGACCTATCCGGACTTTCCCTCCAGCAACACCGGCCCCTCCGCGGAAGCGGAAGCCGTGGCCGACTAAAGGAGCCCGCCATGAACGCCCCCGGCAATATCGCCAATTTGAAGGAACGCAAATACCAACCGGTGTACACCAGCGACCCCTTGGCCGATGTGGATGAGGCCATCCGGGACAAGGTGGCCCAGCTGGAAAACTACATCATGAAAAACTGCCTCTGGCAGTTCAACTCCCGGGGCTGGGACCGGCGTAAGCAAAACGCCGGTGTCCTGGGCAAAACCACCCAGCTGCTCTGCGACGAAGCGGTGGAAAACCCCACCCCCCTGGAGAAGTGCTACTGGGTGGACGCGGTCTGCCTGGACCGGGCCTACCGGGAGCTTTTTCCCTGGATCCAGAGCCTGGGCAAGGAGGAAATCAAAACCCTCATGGGCCACCTCCACGCCCATCTGGACTGGCTGACCATCGACGGTTCCCTCAACCTGGAACTCAAAGTTGTGAATTACTAAGGAAATCGCCATGAGCTGCGAAATCAAGGAAAAAGACCGCGTCGGCACCATCAACCCCATCTTCACCTGTCAGCCCGCCGGCGCCCAGTTTGTCAGCATCGGGGTCAAGGACTGCATCGGCCTGGTCCACGGGGGCCAGGGCTGCGTCATGTTCGTGCGTCTGATTTTTTCCCAACACTACAAGGAAAGCTTTGAACTGGCCTCCTCCTCCCTCCACGAGGACGGGGCGGTGTTCGGCGCCTGCGGCCGGGTGGAGGAAGGGGTGGATGTGCTCCTCGCCCGCTACCCGGACGTGAAGGTCATCCCCATCATCACCACCTGCTCCACGGAGGTGATCGGGGACGATGTGGATGGGGTGATCCGCAAGCTGAACGAAGGCCTGCTCAAGGAAAAATACCCGGGCCGGGAAGTCCATCTGATCGCCATCCACACCCCCAGTTTCGTGGGCAGCATGATCAGTGGCTACGACGTGGCGGTGCGGGATTTCGTCAAATACTTCGCCACCAAGGGGGAAGCCAACGACAAGCTCAATCTGATTACGGGCTGGGTCAATCCGGGGGATGTGAAGGCCCTCAAGCACCTCCTGGGGGAAATGGACATCCAGGCCAATGTGCTCTTTGAAATCGAAGGCTTCGATTCCCCCCTGATGCCAGACGGCAGCGCCAAGTCCCAGGGCAACACCACCATCGAAGACCTGCGGGACACGGCCAATGCCCGGGGCACCATCGCCCTCAACAAGTACGAGGGGGGCAAGGCAGCGGAGTGGTTGCAGGAGAAGTTCAAACTGCCCACGGTCATCGGCCCCACCCCCATCGGCATCCGCAACACGGACACCTTCCTGCGCCACCTGAAGATGCTCACGGGCAAGCCCATTCCCCCGTCCCTGGTGAAGGAACGGGGCATCGCCCTGGACGCCCTCACCGACCTTACCCACATGTTCCTGGCGGAAAAGCGGGTAGCCATCTACGGCAATCCGGACCTGGTCATCGGCCTGGCCGAATTCTGCCTGGACCTGGAAATGAAGCCGGTGCTGCTCCTGCTCGGGGATGACAACGTCTATTACAAGGACGATCCCCGGCTCCGGGCCATGGTGGAAAACGTGGATTTCGACATGGAAGTGGTCACCAACG
This sequence is a window from Azospira inquinata. Protein-coding genes within it:
- the anfG gene encoding Fe-only nitrogenase subunit delta produces the protein MNAPGNIANLKERKYQPVYTSDPLADVDEAIRDKVAQLENYIMKNCLWQFNSRGWDRRKQNAGVLGKTTQLLCDEAVENPTPLEKCYWVDAVCLDRAYRELFPWIQSLGKEEIKTLMGHLHAHLDWLTIDGSLNLELKVVNY
- the anfK gene encoding Fe-only nitrogenase subunit beta, with amino-acid sequence MSCEIKEKDRVGTINPIFTCQPAGAQFVSIGVKDCIGLVHGGQGCVMFVRLIFSQHYKESFELASSSLHEDGAVFGACGRVEEGVDVLLARYPDVKVIPIITTCSTEVIGDDVDGVIRKLNEGLLKEKYPGREVHLIAIHTPSFVGSMISGYDVAVRDFVKYFATKGEANDKLNLITGWVNPGDVKALKHLLGEMDIQANVLFEIEGFDSPLMPDGSAKSQGNTTIEDLRDTANARGTIALNKYEGGKAAEWLQEKFKLPTVIGPTPIGIRNTDTFLRHLKMLTGKPIPPSLVKERGIALDALTDLTHMFLAEKRVAIYGNPDLVIGLAEFCLDLEMKPVLLLLGDDNVYYKDDPRLRAMVENVDFDMEVVTNADFWDLEDRIKNKDLKPDLILGHSKGRFVAIDNGIPMVRVGFPTYDRAGMYRYPVLGYEGATWLAEQMANALFTDMEYKKNKEWILNVW